In Zingiber officinale cultivar Zhangliang chromosome 6A, Zo_v1.1, whole genome shotgun sequence, a single genomic region encodes these proteins:
- the LOC121997939 gene encoding lipid phosphate phosphatase 2-like isoform X1, translated as MAEVQLGSHTVQSHGMKVATFHIHDWIILLLLIGIEVVLNVIEPFHRFVGRDMMADLRYPVKSNTVPVWAVPMIAILLPIVIYYAVYFRRRDVYDFHHAILGLLYSVFITAVITDVIKDAAGRPRPDFFWRCFPDGKEDYDNFTTSVICHGGKSAINEGHKSFPSGHASWCFAGLGFLSWYLAGKMRVFDGRGHVAKLCLVVLPLLAASLVAISRVDDYWHHWQDVVVGGLIGLVIASFCYLQFFPPPYDANGWGPHAYFQMLAETQSDGQVPNAANPPAGSEPAAYAAYSELQDVVGTRASDLSRDIEEGRKNFSRAAC; from the exons ATGGCAGAAGTTCAGTTGGGATCTCACACCGTACAATCTCATGGAATGAAGGTGGCAACGTTCCATATCCATGACTGGATAATATTACTGCTGCTTATTGGGATAGAGGTCGTCTTGAATGTCATAGAGCCATTCCATCGCTTTGTGGGGAGGGACATGATGGCTGATCTGAGATACCCAGTGAAGAGTAACACAGTTCCAGTTTGGGCAGTTCCA ATGATTGCCATTCTCTTGCCAATTGTAATATATTATGCAGTCTACTTCAGAAGGAGGGATGTGTATGATTTTCATCACGCCATACTGG GTCTTCTCTACTCTGTCTTTATTACCGCTGTGATAACTGATGTCATTAAAGATGCAGCAGGCCGACCTCGACCGGACTTCTTTTGGCGCTGTTTTCCTGATGGCAAGGAG GACTATGATAATTTCACAACGAGTGTGATATGCCATGGAGGAAAAAGTGCGATCAACGAAGGGCACAAAAGCTTCCCTAGTGGGCATGCTTCAT GGTGTTTTGCAGGACTAGGATTTCTTTCATGGTACCTTGCAGGGAAAATGCGAGTTTTCGATGGAAGGGGTCATGTTGCAAAACTTTGCCTTGTGGTTCTTCCTCTACTCGCAGCATCCCTCGTGGCAATCTCTCGAGTGGACGACTACTGGCATCACTGGCAAGATGTGGTTGTCGGTGGTTTGATAG GATTGGTAATTGCTTCGTTTTGTTATCTGCAGTTCTTTCCACCACCATACGACGCAAATg GTTGGGGGCCTCATGCATATTTCCAGATGTTGGCTGAGACACAGAGTGATGGTCAAGTGCCTAATGCTGCAAATCCTCCAGCAGGCTCTGAACCAGCAGCATATGCTGCCTACTCTGAACTTCAAGATGTTGTTGGCACGAGAGCTTCAGATTTATCGCGAGACATTGAAGAAGGTCGCAAAAACTTTAGTCGAGCCGCATGTTAA
- the LOC121997940 gene encoding probable serine/threonine-protein kinase PBL7, translated as MGCVHSGFGDGGGGGGSCIDAKDAALATGRGGGGVATPGELKKGSSWEKMAWGTSVMLSRASAVRRRRWQRQRKGGEDENKSWLLAEARAEAATEAESAHSSFRLSFGSQTEAEEVMEKAATPAATPVLLLVNLEDEKEGSGRGNAHALKLRERQGLEALERTISSATGNLSRFTYSEISSATRGFSKGREIGGGGLSRVYRGRIGAGRRAVAIKRVEGRDRDSAKAFCRELMIVASLGSPFVVPLLGFCVDQEGLFLVYKYVSGGSLDHHLHLQGKKKGRRKVLSWEARYKVAIEIARAIEYLHFGTDRCIIHRDIKPSNILLSSNKTPKLCDFGMATWTNGPSLPFLCKCVKGTFGYLAPEYFQHGKLSDKTDVYAFGVVLLELITGQKAIDRARPQGEENLVLLANPLLQQGAVAAEKLIDPKLKPGSYRPSEMNRMFLAATACLSSQETARPSIIDVTRMLQREDAHTDWSSFMANGCLAGYGVRSDETMGMNEMSSHLALAMLDVSDEEEDLYDR; from the exons ATGGGCTGCGTCCACAGCGGCTTCGGCGACGGCGGTGGCGGGGGAGGCAGCTGCATTGACGCCAAAGATGCCGCTTTGGCGACCGGGAGAGGCGGCGGGGGAGTGGCGACGCCGGGCGAGCTCAAAAAGGGAAGTTCTTGGGAGAAGATGGCGTGGGGGACAAGCGTCATGCTTTCCAGGGCGAGCGCCGTGAGGAGGAGGCGGTGGCAGCGCCAGCGGAAGGGCGGGGAGGACGAGAACAAGTCGTGGTTGCTAGCGGAGGCTCGAGCGGAGGCAGCGACCGAGGCGGAGTCCGCGCATTCTTCGTTTCGGCTAAGCTTCGGCTCGCAGACGGAGGCGGAGGAGGTAATGGAGAAAGCTGCCACTCCGGCGGCCACGCCGGTGTTGCTGCTGGTGAATTTGGAGGATGAGAAGGAGGGATCAGGAAGGGGGAACGCCCATGCGTTAAAGCTCAGGGAGCGGCAAGGGCTGGAGGCTCTAGAGCGGACCATATCATCTGCTACCGGAAATCTGTCGAGGTTTACCTACTCGGAGATCTCGTCCGCCACCCGGGGCTTCTCCAAAG GAAGAGAAATCGGCGGCGGAGGCCTCAGCCGGGTGTACAGAGGAAGAATTGGGGCTGGCCGGAGAGCGGTGGCGATAAAGCGAGTCGAGGGGCGGGATCGGGACAGTGCCAAGGCATTCTGCAGGGAGCTGATGATAGTTGCTTCTCTTGGCAGTCCATTCGTTGTTCCTTTGCTAGGGTTTTGCGTTGATCAAGAAGGCCTTTTCCTCGTCTACAAATATGTCTCTGGAGGAAGTCTGGATCACCACCTCCATCTCCAAG GAAAGAAGAAAGGCAGGAGGAAGGTGTTGTCCTGGGAGGCAAGGTACAAGGTGGCCATTGAAATTGCTCGAGCAATTGAGTACCTACACTTCGGCACCGACAGGTGCATCATCCACAGAGACATCAAGCCTTCCAACATCCTCCTCTCCTCTAACAAAACCCCCAAA CTTTGTGATTTCGGAATGGCTACATGGACCAATGGCCCTTCCCTACCTTTTCTTTGTAAATGTGTCAAGGGGACTTTTGG TTATCTGGCACCTGAATATTTTCAACATGGTAAACTGTCAGACAAAACTGATGTGTATGCATTTGGGGTTGTACTCTTGGAACTGATTACTGGCCAGAAAGCCATTGACAGGGCTAGGCCTCAAGGAGAGGAAAACCTGGTCTTGCTG GCAAACCCTCTTCTGCAGCAAGGAGCCGTAGCTGCTGAAAAGTTGATCGATCCCAAGTTAAAACCAGGTTCTTATCGCCCAAGTGAAATGAACAGGATGTTTCTCGCTGCAACTGCATGTTTAAGCAGTCAAGAAACCGCGAGGCCGAGCATCATTGATGTCACAAGAATGCTGCAAAGAGAAGACGCCCACACTGA
- the LOC121997938 gene encoding histone-lysine N-methyltransferase ASHR1-like isoform X3 codes for MENLQRALESRGLALASIPGKGRGLVTTRDFVPGDVIIFQEPYASAPNKVYTSSICDGCFTSNNLRKCSACKVAWYCGNTCQRSEWKLHQLECKALASLRDDRRKLLTSTVRLMVRLILKKQLQNEQVIPTTAMDSYNLVATLESHISNINEEQLVLYAQMANLIKLVLPSLDVDLKEITHNFSKLSCNAHTICDDELRPLGTGLYPVISMINHSCVPNSILMFEYRMGFVRATEPITKGTEILISYIETAATTATRKKDLKQYFFTCTCARCTKNLHEELEETAILEGFRCRDNQCNGFLILASDNQSFTCQKCGIFRDMQDIEKISSEISLLEGKTSSLMSSGYISEAKNVYKIVEQLQLKLCHPYSLNLLRTRENLLKVLMELKDWKDALAYC; via the exons ATGGAAAACTTGCAGCGTGCGCTTGAATCTCGTGGCTTGGCGTTGGCGTCGATCCCCGGCAAAGGCCGGGGCTTGGTTACCACCCGCGATTTCGTTCCTG GTGATGTGATCATTTTTCAAGAACCCTATGCCTCTGCGCCAAACAAAGTTTATACTAGTTCGATCTGTGACGGATGTTTTACCTCCAACAACCTAAGAAAATGCTCGGCCTGTAAGGTTGCATGGTATTGTGGAAATACTTGTCAG AGATCAGAATGGAAGTTACATCAACTAGAATGTAAAGCTCTTGCTTCCCTTAGAGATGACAGAAGAAAGCTGCTTACATCTACTGTACGTCTAATGGTTAGACTTATATTAAAGAAGCAACTGCAAAATGAACAG GTGATTCCAACAACTGCAATGGATAGCTACAACTTGGTGGCAACTTTGGAGTCTC ATATCTCTAACATCAATGAGGAGCAACTTGTGCTTTACGCACAAATGGCGAACCTCATCAAGTTGGTACTTCCTTCCCTGGATGTTGATTTAAAGGAGATTACACATAATTTTTCTAAG CTCTCATGCAATGCTCATACAATCTGTGACGATGAACTTAGGCCCTTGGGAACTGGTTTGTATCCTGTAATTTCAATGATTAACCACAG TTGTGTCCCTAattctattttgatgtttgaatATCGGATGGGTTTTGTACGTGCTACAGAGCCTATAACTAAAGGTACTGAG ATCTTGATTAGTTACATAGAAACTGCAGCAACTACCGCTACTAGGAAGAAAGATCTGAAGCAATATTTTTTTACTTGCACATGTGCTCGTTGTACCAAG AACTTACATGAGGAGCTTGAGGAAACTGCCATTCTCGAAGGTTTCAGGTGTAGGGACAATCAGTGTAATGGTTTCCTCATTCTTGCTTCAG ATAACCAGTCTTTCACATGTCAGAAGTGTGGTATCTTCAGGGATATGCAAGATATAGAAAAAATTTCTAGTGAAATTTCACTTCTCGAAGGGAAAACATCATCTTTGATGTCCTCTGGTT ATATTTCTGAAGCAAAAAATGTCTACAAGATTGTTGAGCAGTTGCAACTTAAACTCTGTCATCCCTATTCTCTCAATTTGCTGCGAACCCGTGAAAATCTTCTGAAG GTTTTGATGGAATTAAAAGATTGGAAAGATGCCCTAGCATATTGCT GA
- the LOC121997938 gene encoding histone-lysine N-methyltransferase ASHR1-like isoform X1: protein MENLQRALESRGLALASIPGKGRGLVTTRDFVPGDVIIFQEPYASAPNKVYTSSICDGCFTSNNLRKCSACKVAWYCGNTCQRSEWKLHQLECKALASLRDDRRKLLTSTVRLMVRLILKKQLQNEQVIPTTAMDSYNLVATLESHISNINEEQLVLYAQMANLIKLVLPSLDVDLKEITHNFSKLSCNAHTICDDELRPLGTGLYPVISMINHSCVPNSILMFEYRMGFVRATEPITKGTEILISYIETAATTATRKKDLKQYFFTCTCARCTKNLHEELEETAILEGFRCRDNQCNGFLILASDNQSFTCQKCGIFRDMQDIEKISSEISLLEGKTSSLMSSGYISEAKNVYKIVEQLQLKLCHPYSLNLLRTRENLLKVLMELKDWKDALAYCCMTIPIYERIYPAIHPMIGLEFYIRGKLEWLVELTEDSIKSFIKAIEILRITHGTRTPFMKELLNKLEEARAEASHKHSVSD from the exons ATGGAAAACTTGCAGCGTGCGCTTGAATCTCGTGGCTTGGCGTTGGCGTCGATCCCCGGCAAAGGCCGGGGCTTGGTTACCACCCGCGATTTCGTTCCTG GTGATGTGATCATTTTTCAAGAACCCTATGCCTCTGCGCCAAACAAAGTTTATACTAGTTCGATCTGTGACGGATGTTTTACCTCCAACAACCTAAGAAAATGCTCGGCCTGTAAGGTTGCATGGTATTGTGGAAATACTTGTCAG AGATCAGAATGGAAGTTACATCAACTAGAATGTAAAGCTCTTGCTTCCCTTAGAGATGACAGAAGAAAGCTGCTTACATCTACTGTACGTCTAATGGTTAGACTTATATTAAAGAAGCAACTGCAAAATGAACAG GTGATTCCAACAACTGCAATGGATAGCTACAACTTGGTGGCAACTTTGGAGTCTC ATATCTCTAACATCAATGAGGAGCAACTTGTGCTTTACGCACAAATGGCGAACCTCATCAAGTTGGTACTTCCTTCCCTGGATGTTGATTTAAAGGAGATTACACATAATTTTTCTAAG CTCTCATGCAATGCTCATACAATCTGTGACGATGAACTTAGGCCCTTGGGAACTGGTTTGTATCCTGTAATTTCAATGATTAACCACAG TTGTGTCCCTAattctattttgatgtttgaatATCGGATGGGTTTTGTACGTGCTACAGAGCCTATAACTAAAGGTACTGAG ATCTTGATTAGTTACATAGAAACTGCAGCAACTACCGCTACTAGGAAGAAAGATCTGAAGCAATATTTTTTTACTTGCACATGTGCTCGTTGTACCAAG AACTTACATGAGGAGCTTGAGGAAACTGCCATTCTCGAAGGTTTCAGGTGTAGGGACAATCAGTGTAATGGTTTCCTCATTCTTGCTTCAG ATAACCAGTCTTTCACATGTCAGAAGTGTGGTATCTTCAGGGATATGCAAGATATAGAAAAAATTTCTAGTGAAATTTCACTTCTCGAAGGGAAAACATCATCTTTGATGTCCTCTGGTT ATATTTCTGAAGCAAAAAATGTCTACAAGATTGTTGAGCAGTTGCAACTTAAACTCTGTCATCCCTATTCTCTCAATTTGCTGCGAACCCGTGAAAATCTTCTGAAG GTTTTGATGGAATTAAAAGATTGGAAAGATGCCCTAGCATATTGCTGTATGACAATTCCAATTTATGAAA GAATCTATCCAGCTATTCATCCCATGATTGGCCTAGAATTTTATATTCGTGGGAAGCTTGAGTG GCTGGTAGAACTCACAGAAGATTCTATTAAATCATTCATCAAAGCAATAGAGATACTAAGAATTACTCATGGGACTAGAACACCGTTCATGAAAGAGCTACTAAACAAGCTAGAGGAAGCCCGTGCTGAAGCTTCACACAAACATTCTGTCAGTGATTGA
- the LOC121997939 gene encoding lipid phosphate phosphatase 2-like isoform X2 produces MAEVQLGSHTVQSHGMKVATFHIHDWIILLLLIGIEVVLNVIEPFHRFVGRDMMADLRYPVKSNTVPVWAVPVSIPKFPGFPTEGGFTGLLYSVFITAVITDVIKDAAGRPRPDFFWRCFPDGKEDYDNFTTSVICHGGKSAINEGHKSFPSGHASWCFAGLGFLSWYLAGKMRVFDGRGHVAKLCLVVLPLLAASLVAISRVDDYWHHWQDVVVGGLIGLVIASFCYLQFFPPPYDANGWGPHAYFQMLAETQSDGQVPNAANPPAGSEPAAYAAYSELQDVVGTRASDLSRDIEEGRKNFSRAAC; encoded by the exons ATGGCAGAAGTTCAGTTGGGATCTCACACCGTACAATCTCATGGAATGAAGGTGGCAACGTTCCATATCCATGACTGGATAATATTACTGCTGCTTATTGGGATAGAGGTCGTCTTGAATGTCATAGAGCCATTCCATCGCTTTGTGGGGAGGGACATGATGGCTGATCTGAGATACCCAGTGAAGAGTAACACAGTTCCAGTTTGGGCAGTTCCA GTTTCGATTCCCAAATTTCCTGGTTTTCCAACAGAAGGTGGATTTACAGGTCTTCTCTACTCTGTCTTTATTACCGCTGTGATAACTGATGTCATTAAAGATGCAGCAGGCCGACCTCGACCGGACTTCTTTTGGCGCTGTTTTCCTGATGGCAAGGAG GACTATGATAATTTCACAACGAGTGTGATATGCCATGGAGGAAAAAGTGCGATCAACGAAGGGCACAAAAGCTTCCCTAGTGGGCATGCTTCAT GGTGTTTTGCAGGACTAGGATTTCTTTCATGGTACCTTGCAGGGAAAATGCGAGTTTTCGATGGAAGGGGTCATGTTGCAAAACTTTGCCTTGTGGTTCTTCCTCTACTCGCAGCATCCCTCGTGGCAATCTCTCGAGTGGACGACTACTGGCATCACTGGCAAGATGTGGTTGTCGGTGGTTTGATAG GATTGGTAATTGCTTCGTTTTGTTATCTGCAGTTCTTTCCACCACCATACGACGCAAATg GTTGGGGGCCTCATGCATATTTCCAGATGTTGGCTGAGACACAGAGTGATGGTCAAGTGCCTAATGCTGCAAATCCTCCAGCAGGCTCTGAACCAGCAGCATATGCTGCCTACTCTGAACTTCAAGATGTTGTTGGCACGAGAGCTTCAGATTTATCGCGAGACATTGAAGAAGGTCGCAAAAACTTTAGTCGAGCCGCATGTTAA
- the LOC121997938 gene encoding histone-lysine N-methyltransferase ASHR1-like isoform X2 gives MENLQRALESRGLALASIPGKGRGLVTTRDFVPGDVIIFQEPYASAPNKVYTSSICDGCFTSNNLRKCSACKVAWYCGNTCQRSEWKLHQLECKALASLRDDRRKLLTSTVRLMVRLILKKQLQNEQVIPTTAMDSYNLVATLESHISNINEEQLVLYAQMANLIKLVLPSLDVDLKEITHNFSKLSCNAHTICDDELRPLGTGLYPVISMINHSCVPNSILMFEYRMGFVRATEPITKGTEILISYIETAATTATRKKDLKQYFFTCTCARCTKNLHEELEETAILEGFRCRDNQCNGFLILASDNQSFTCQKCGIFRDMQDIEKISSEISLLEGKTSSLMSSGYISEAKNVYKIVEQLQLKLCHPYSLNLLRTRENLLKVLMELKDWKDALAYCCMTIPIYESW, from the exons ATGGAAAACTTGCAGCGTGCGCTTGAATCTCGTGGCTTGGCGTTGGCGTCGATCCCCGGCAAAGGCCGGGGCTTGGTTACCACCCGCGATTTCGTTCCTG GTGATGTGATCATTTTTCAAGAACCCTATGCCTCTGCGCCAAACAAAGTTTATACTAGTTCGATCTGTGACGGATGTTTTACCTCCAACAACCTAAGAAAATGCTCGGCCTGTAAGGTTGCATGGTATTGTGGAAATACTTGTCAG AGATCAGAATGGAAGTTACATCAACTAGAATGTAAAGCTCTTGCTTCCCTTAGAGATGACAGAAGAAAGCTGCTTACATCTACTGTACGTCTAATGGTTAGACTTATATTAAAGAAGCAACTGCAAAATGAACAG GTGATTCCAACAACTGCAATGGATAGCTACAACTTGGTGGCAACTTTGGAGTCTC ATATCTCTAACATCAATGAGGAGCAACTTGTGCTTTACGCACAAATGGCGAACCTCATCAAGTTGGTACTTCCTTCCCTGGATGTTGATTTAAAGGAGATTACACATAATTTTTCTAAG CTCTCATGCAATGCTCATACAATCTGTGACGATGAACTTAGGCCCTTGGGAACTGGTTTGTATCCTGTAATTTCAATGATTAACCACAG TTGTGTCCCTAattctattttgatgtttgaatATCGGATGGGTTTTGTACGTGCTACAGAGCCTATAACTAAAGGTACTGAG ATCTTGATTAGTTACATAGAAACTGCAGCAACTACCGCTACTAGGAAGAAAGATCTGAAGCAATATTTTTTTACTTGCACATGTGCTCGTTGTACCAAG AACTTACATGAGGAGCTTGAGGAAACTGCCATTCTCGAAGGTTTCAGGTGTAGGGACAATCAGTGTAATGGTTTCCTCATTCTTGCTTCAG ATAACCAGTCTTTCACATGTCAGAAGTGTGGTATCTTCAGGGATATGCAAGATATAGAAAAAATTTCTAGTGAAATTTCACTTCTCGAAGGGAAAACATCATCTTTGATGTCCTCTGGTT ATATTTCTGAAGCAAAAAATGTCTACAAGATTGTTGAGCAGTTGCAACTTAAACTCTGTCATCCCTATTCTCTCAATTTGCTGCGAACCCGTGAAAATCTTCTGAAG GTTTTGATGGAATTAAAAGATTGGAAAGATGCCCTAGCATATTGCTGTATGACAATTCCAATTTATGAAA GCTGGTAG